AAGGATAGATGCGCACTAAGTTTGCTCGTAAATGAATGCCGTTAAGTTTATGAAGGTTAATAGCTATTTGCGCTGATTCATCTTCATTAAGCCCTTTTTTAAGGACAACACTCTCTTGACGATTTGCTCTACGATAGGCTCTTTCAAAGCGGCTAAGCTCATCTTCAGATAGAGGGATGAGCTCATTAATGGCGGCTAAGACCTCTTCTAAGGGCTGCGTGAGATCCTGACGGATGACTTCAAGGTTATAAACAGGAATGTTTGTAGCTAAGATTTCACCGTTACGATCGAAAATTTGTCCACGCGTTGGTGGCAGTGGGAGTAGTTTAATTCGATTAGCGTTAGATCTTGTTGTGTAGAGATCGTGCTCAATAATTTGTAGATTAAATAATCTTGCGATCAGGAAAATTAAGCCGATCAAGACTAAGAACGCTCCGATAAGTGAGCGTCCAAGAAAGAGGGTGTTAGTGGTATTTTGCTTTTTTTGTGGTTTCTCTAACATCTTTCGTTCACCTTCTTATTTCTTATCAGTGATACCAAAGATTTCGCAAACTTCATTGAGGATGATATTTAAAATCGGCCAGAAGAGGCTCGATACAATAATGGGCATCATCCAGTGAGTAAAGCTTGGTGTTGAGTTCCCAAGAATCCCATTAACCCAAATTGCAATAAGTGATTGAGCTGCAAAAACTATCGGAATTAATACTGTTTGTTCAGGGAGTGTTAAGGCCTTGACACGAGAGTAGTATCTTTTAATCAGATAGCATAGTAGTGCAAAGGTAAAGCCGTGTAGTCCCCAGACAAAAGATTTAGAGATATCTAAAAAAAGACCTGCAAGCCAAGCAGAACCGACACTAAATTGTGTGCGTAGACGAATAGTCCAGAAAAGCATCATCATTGTCGTCCAATTCGGGCGAATCGCTTCGAAGAATGCCGGCATGGAAATCGTGTCTAAAACAATTGAGATGCCAAATGTTATTAAAATGATGAAGGAGCGTTTAATCCAATTCATTTTCTCCTCCATTTGATAAAATAAGTACTTCGCGGATACGGTCAAGCTTAGCCGTTGGGGTTGCAATAATTTTTGCAAAGTAACCTGTGGAATCTACCGTGATTGTTTTGATAATCGCCACAGGGTAGCCTTGAGGAAATCTCTCATCTAAACCAGAAGTCACTAGAAGATCGCCCACTTTAACATCATCATCAAAAGCAATGTTGGAGATCTCGATCTCATTGAGTTTACCATTACCATTTGCAATCCCTCGAATCCCATTACGATTAACCTCAATGGGAAGGGAGTGATGTGGATCTGTTAATAAGATCACTTTACTTGAAGAGGGAGATACTGAGATCGTTTGCCCAACAATTCCTAGGTTGTTAAGAACCGGAAGATTTTCTTCAACGCCTTGGCTTGCGCCTTGATTGAGCATCACAATATGGCGATAAGGATCTGAGTTGATATTAATTAACTCGGCAATAATCGTAGAGTGTTCAAGCTTTGATGAGGATTGCAGTAAGAGTCTTAGTCGTCTATTTTCAGCTGTTAATGCAGCCATTTGCTGGGTTTCATAGGCAAGGTAGAGCTCTTTTTCTTCTAGCGTTTCAATTCGTTGCAGTAAGATCTCTTTTTCGGTATACCAATCTTGCAATCTATTCAATGCACGACTTGGGCTTTCAGCAATTAAAGAGAGTGGATGACTAATCTCTTCTAGATAATATTTAGGATAGCGTAAAAAGTCTGTGCGGTGATCCAAAAACATGAGCGCGATCGAAAAAAGGCAGAAAAAAACTGCCTTTCCCTTCAGCCCAAAGCTATGGAAATCAAATTGCTCTTGACCTTTATCTTGTTTATCCATGGATCTTTAACGTTATAAATAGGTGATAGTTAGAGATGAATGGTTAATTATTCAAGACCAAAGGCATTGCTACCATAAACTCCTTGGAGTTCTAGTGCTTTACCACCGCCTCTTACAACGCAAGTTAAAGGATCATCGGCAATAATGGCATCAAGACCAGTCTCTTCAGAGATGAGTTGATCGATATTGCGAAGTAAAGCACCACCACCAGTGATAACAATACCACGCTCAGAAATATCCGCCGCAAGTTCAGGAGGCGTTGATTCTAAAGCAAGCTGTACTGCGCTCACAATTCCTTGTAGTGGTTCCATTAACGCTTCAAGAATCTCATTTGAGGTTAAGGAGAATGTGCGTGGTAAGCCTTCACTTAAGTTACGACCACGTACTTGAGTTTCTAAAACTTCAGCAGTTGGGAATGCTGTTCCAATATCTTGTTTAATACGCTCAGCTGTTGGTTCCCCAATTAACATGCCGTAGTTACGACGAACATAGTTAATAATCGCTTCATCGAAAGTATCTCCACCGATACGAACTGAATTTGCATAAACGATTCCTGTTAGGGAGATCACAGCGACTTCAGATGTTCCGCCACCGATATCTAATACCATTGATCCCGTTGCTTCATGTACCGGAATTCCTGCGCCTAGTGCTGCTGCCATTGGCTCTGGAATTAATCTTGCTTCTAATGCACCAGCGCTTTCAGCGGCTTCCTTGATGGCTCGGCGTTCAACGTGAGTTGCACCTGATGGAACACAAACAATCACGCGAGGATTAGGACGACCTAGTAAAATATTACGTTTTAAAACTTGGTTGATAAAGTTTTCAAGCATGATTTCTGTTTTAGGAAGATCAGCAATAACGCCATCTTTAAGAGGGCGCGTTGTCTCAATGGTGTCAGGAGTTCTGCCAAGCATGAGTTTTGCTTCTTGCCCAACAGCAGAAAGGCGTGGACGACCGGTTCTAAGGTCACGTTCGATCGCAACAACAGATGGTTCGTTTAATACAATGCCTTGACCACGCATATAGATAAGGGTGTTCGCTGTACCAAGGTCAATTGAAAGATCGCGGGAAAAAAAAGACTTCAAACGTTTTGGGATCATATCTTTGTACTCAATGAAAAGTCGGTTAACTTACTACCCATACCATAAATTTTGCAAAAGTAGGCAGGCACTAGAAAATAAGGTACGATTATAGCAATTATTAGCATTGAATGATTAAATATTTAGAAATTTTTTTATAATACTGGTTTAAGGAATTAATAAAATGAAACAGAAGAAACGTTTTGTTGCAGGAAATTGGAAAATGAATGGCTCATTGTCACAAAATCGTGACCTATTAAATGCGCTCATTGAGACAGTTAAAGACGCGGATTCAGATGTTGTTGTATTTCCACCAGCAATTTACATTCAACAAGTTGCGACCATTTTAGATGGGATGAATATTAAAGTAGGCGTACAAAATATCTCTTTCGAAGCTAAAGGTGCATTTACCGGTGAAATCTCTTTATCGATGGTAAAAGATTTTGGTTGTGATTATATTTTAATCGGGCACTCAGAAAGACGAACGCTTTATGGTGAGACAGATGCGGATGTGGCAAAGAAAATGAAGGTTGTTGTAGCGGCTGGATTAACACCTGTAATCTGTGTTGGTGAAACGCTGGAAGAGCGAGAGAGTGGAAAAACAGAAGATGTGATTAAAGCGCAATTAACATCTGTTATTGATGAGATTGGTATTGAGGCATTTAAAAATGCTGTTATCGCTTATGAGCCAGTATGGGCAATTGGTACAGGTAAGACTGCGACTCCGGAAGAAGCCGATCAGGTTCATGAGTTTATTCACTGTACATTAAAAGCTTACGATGATAAGATATCTGACCTTGTGAGAGTCGTTTATGGTGGAAGTGTGAATGCTTCAAACGTTGATTCGCTCTTCGCAAAAGAGAATATTGATGGGGCTCTTGTTGGAGGCGCATCGTTAGAAGCTGAAGGATTTACAAAGATTGCTTTAGCATAATCTTATATAAGGTAGAGAAGATGTTTGATAATCTAATTTATGTTCTACATATTGTAGTATGTCTTATTATCATTGGTCTTGTGTTAGTACAGCAAGGCAAAGGCGCAAGCATTGGCGCATCATTTGGGCAGGGCGCTTCGGGCACTGTGTTTGGTGCTGCGGGTAAAGCAAACTTTTTAGCGCGCTTAACGAAATGGATGGTTGTGCTATTTTTCATCACAAGCCTTGTAATGATGTTTAATTCAGGTAAGATTACCGCTAGCAAAAGTGTGATTGACTCTCTCCCAACTCAGGAAGTCCCTGTTATTGGTGGAGCACCTACTACAAATTAATGGATAGTTAGTCAAAAAATGCCGGCGTGGTGGAATTGGTAGACACGCTACCTTGAGGTGGTAGTGCGTAACTGCGTCCCAGTTCAAATCTGGGCGTCGGTACCATATAAATAGAGAAGCCCTAACTTTTATAGAAGTTAGGGTTTTTTGTTGTTTTTAATAAAATGCCGTTATAGCCGATTTGGTTTAAGAGGTGTTATTTAAAAAGCAAAGTAGTACGGCATGTGAATCAAACTCGCTTGCGTGATGCTAAATAGCGCTATTTTTGTATCTTTCGTAACCGATGCTTGGCAATCTAATTCAGTAATTTTTGAGCAGACTTAACGATAATGGGATAGCTATAAAAGATAAATTGGGAGGAGGTTGATGATTGTGTTTGTAGTTTTTTTAGTGGGACTTGGCATTACCATTTAAATATCCGTCAAGTTGGTGGTGTGAAAGATTGGGCTTTGTCTCTTTTTAAGGGATTGATTATATTGGGTTGTTTGGTGTTTAAAGTTTTTTATTTAAAGATGGTGGATTATTTTTTATCATTAGCTTGTCAGCGGTAGGGAATGGCTGTAGTATAGTCCATCTTGATTCAGCGGAACTTTAAAAGTAACTCTGATTAGAGATGATATGCCGGCGTGGTGGAATTGGTAGACACGCTACCTTGAGGTGGTAGTGCGTAACTGCGTCCCAGTTCAAATCTGGGCGTCGGTACCATATTAATGAAAAGCCCTAGCTTTTATAAAGCTAGGGCTTTTTCTTTGCTTGCGGTAAAATGATGATATTGCCCTCATAGTTATTTCTTTTTTGAAAATTTTAGAAGTCTTTACTGAAAGTTCACTATACTTGGAGCAAGACCAAATAGGGATACTTATAGTGTAATCCACACTGTATACGGGGAGGTTGTTTGAGGATATGAGTAATTGTATCCTTAGATGAATAATAATTCTCGATAGAACTCGGCTTATAGATCGACTCGCAAAACTAAAAAGCCTTCTTAGTAATCTAAGAAGGCTTTTGCTTTAAGCTCATTTTATTTTAAATGAGAAGTATCATTCAATTTTTTAATAGTTAAACATCCATGTTTGTCTTGTATTAAATGTGTAATGCTACAAGGATCGATGCTATACATGATATTTGTAAGATGATGATCTTCTGTAATATTTAACCACCAATGTATCATGCAAATAATGGCATTAGCATGTGAAATAATAATGACTGTATCATCATGCGTTTGTGAGTGAATTTCTTCCATTGTTTGATTAATGCGTTGACTTAGCATTCTCCAGCTTTCTCCGTTTTGATATGGAGTCCAATCTAGAGTAGGTCCTGTAATAGGGTTTAGTAGCTTTTTGGCATCACCTATAGAAATATTTTTAGCTATACCATTATTTAATTCGCGTAAACCTAAATGATAGTGAATGTAATTGATTTTGAGATGAGATTGAATTTGTTGTGCTGTAGTTTGTGCGCGTATAAGATCGCTGCTATATAAACTAATATGAGCCCTTTCTGATAAATAACTAAAAATGGTTTTTGCAGTTTTTAAAGCTTGTTGCATACCTAATGCTGTGAGTGGATGATCGCTCCAGCCTCCAGTAAGTTTATTTGCTAGGTGTTCAGCTTCACCATGTCTAATCAGTATTAATTCTTTCATTGTGATAGAGATAAGCTAATATTGGTTTTGTGAGTATTATACAAAAATGCCTGAACAAGTCAGGCATTTTTTAGTTTACTTAAAGTATTTGAGTTAACTATTTTTGTTTATCTCCAAGGATCGTGCCTTTACGGAATGGTGAAAAATGCTGTTAGAGAGGTTAATCCCTCTTTATGGGAAAATAGACTACTGTTACTTCTGGGTAATAATAAGGTGGGTTTGGGTGTGGGGATTCGTTTAAAGCGTGAGGAGCGGTTATTTTTTACTGAGCAAATCTCTCTTTTGCTCGCTGCAGGGGTTCCTATTACTAAGGCGTTAGACCTACTGCTTCATTCTGCTAAAAAGCGCTCATTATCACTTTTTTTGCAAAAACTTAAAGAGGCAGTAATCTCCGGAGCACCGATTTCATCTGTTTTAACGCTTTATCCTCGCTCGTTTTCGCAGCTATATATTGCGTTGATTGAAGTGGGGGAGGCCGCTGGTAGATTGCCGGAAATTTTTGATTATCTTGCAAGTATTGAGCGCCGAAGATTAGTGACTTTAAAGGCTATTCGAAAGGCCTTAATTTATCCTTTAATGGTGATTGTTGTTGCGATGGCGGTGCTTGTTTTTATTCTTGTAGCAGTGGTACCGACATTTGAAGGACTCTATCAATCAAGTGGCGTTGAATTGCCGGAAATTACCCAAAAAATTATCAATCTTTCTCACTTTTTGTTATCACATGGCAGTTGGGTATTGTTCTATACAATTTTATTGTTATGGATTATTCGGAAGGTGCTACAAAGAGAGGGGCTTTTACGAAAAAAATTAGATTATCTAATTATTAAGTCTCCTTTAGTGGGAAGGTTGTTGTTAGCGAATTTTAATGCGGGGTTTTCTCAGATTATTAGTGTAATGATTGATTCGGGCATCCCACTTATTAAGAGTCTTCAATTATATGAGGGAGGCGTAAGTAATTTATATTTGCGAAAGCAGCTGCGCCTCTTAAGAAGCTCACTTGAGCAAGGTCAGTCCTTTTATATAGCTGCTCAAGATCGCCCAATTTTTACAGATGTGACTTTAACGTTAATTTCAGTGGGAGAAGTGAGTGGAACGCTAATAAAGGTTTTAGAGAGATCGGGTGAATATCATGCTGATCAGGTTGAGGAGCGGGTGGATGCTTTTGTCGCATTAATTGATCCGCTCTCTTTGCTGTTTATTGGTCTTATTGTCGGAGTTATTCTTATAGCGCTTTATCTGCCAATGTTTAACATGGGGATGGTGATATGATTTTACTCACATTGACAGAGCTCTATTTTGTTCTGTTATTCCCCTTAGCGGTGATAGGGCTTCTCCTTTTTCTCTGGTTTTTGCGAATTTATCGACCTTTAAAAGGCGCTAAATTCTCTTTAAAGATAAAAGATTTTGCGGTAGATTTCCTTAATCTGTTAAGTGGGGATGAGCGTCATTTCGTTAAATCGGTAGCTTTGCTGATTTTAATTTCATTATTTTGGGTGGTGATCTTAAGGTCACAAGAGGTCTCTTTAAAATGGGTGGATCTCTATTTTTTAGCATTACTCCTCTCATTGATGATTTTTGATGCGAAGTATTATCTTTTGCCAGATCCTCTTGTATTTTCTTTGCTTTGGGCTGGCATTTTGCTATCTCTTTTAGGATTATCATCTTTAACGTTAAGCGCAGCTATTTGGGGAGTTATTTATGCTTATGGCGTTATGCTTTTAGTGTATCTTTTGGGATTGTGGCGTTATAAGCGAGAAGTTTTAGGGCGAGGGGATTTAAAATTTTCAGCTGCAATAGGTGCTTGGGTAGGAGGCAATAACATTGCTGAGTTTCTATTTTTAGGGGCGATTTTAGGGCTTTGTTATGGGTTTTTAGAAGGATTTAAATTTTCTTTGAAAACTGAGAAAGGAATTCCGTTTGGTCCTTCTTTAGGATTTTCAGGTATAATTCTCTACTTTATAACAAGATTAACTGCATCTTTTTGAAAGCGATAATAATTAAGGTGTGGCTGATGGGATCGAAGTTGAGAATCTATGGGTGATATAAAAGGTAGTAAAGCTCGATTGGTATTGTTAACGGGTGGTATTGCTAGTGGTAAAACTTTTGTTTCTGATTATTTGCAGAAAAAAGGGGCTATCATTATCGATACAGATGTGATCTCTCGGGCGATGACGAATCGAGATAATGATGCTGGTCTTGAAGCGTTGGCAGAAATTAGAGCGCATTTTGGTGAGGCTGTTTTTACTGATCAAGGGGAGCTCGATCGGGGAAGGATGAGAGAGTTGATTTTTAATGACTCTCAAGCTAAAAAAGCGCTAGAGACTATTTTACATGGGCGAATTCAAGCTGAAGTGCAGCG
The nucleotide sequence above comes from Ignatzschineria rhizosphaerae. Encoded proteins:
- the mreD gene encoding rod shape-determining protein MreD, with the protein product MNWIKRSFIILITFGISIVLDTISMPAFFEAIRPNWTTMMMLFWTIRLRTQFSVGSAWLAGLFLDISKSFVWGLHGFTFALLCYLIKRYYSRVKALTLPEQTVLIPIVFAAQSLIAIWVNGILGNSTPSFTHWMMPIIVSSLFWPILNIILNEVCEIFGITDKK
- the mreC gene encoding rod shape-determining protein MreC, yielding MDKQDKGQEQFDFHSFGLKGKAVFFCLFSIALMFLDHRTDFLRYPKYYLEEISHPLSLIAESPSRALNRLQDWYTEKEILLQRIETLEEKELYLAYETQQMAALTAENRRLRLLLQSSSKLEHSTIIAELININSDPYRHIVMLNQGASQGVEENLPVLNNLGIVGQTISVSPSSSKVILLTDPHHSLPIEVNRNGIRGIANGNGKLNEIEISNIAFDDDVKVGDLLVTSGLDERFPQGYPVAIIKTITVDSTGYFAKIIATPTAKLDRIREVLILSNGGENELD
- a CDS encoding rod shape-determining protein, producing MIPKRLKSFFSRDLSIDLGTANTLIYMRGQGIVLNEPSVVAIERDLRTGRPRLSAVGQEAKLMLGRTPDTIETTRPLKDGVIADLPKTEIMLENFINQVLKRNILLGRPNPRVIVCVPSGATHVERRAIKEAAESAGALEARLIPEPMAAALGAGIPVHEATGSMVLDIGGGTSEVAVISLTGIVYANSVRIGGDTFDEAIINYVRRNYGMLIGEPTAERIKQDIGTAFPTAEVLETQVRGRNLSEGLPRTFSLTSNEILEALMEPLQGIVSAVQLALESTPPELAADISERGIVITGGGALLRNIDQLISEETGLDAIIADDPLTCVVRGGGKALELQGVYGSNAFGLE
- the tpiA gene encoding triose-phosphate isomerase, which produces MKQKKRFVAGNWKMNGSLSQNRDLLNALIETVKDADSDVVVFPPAIYIQQVATILDGMNIKVGVQNISFEAKGAFTGEISLSMVKDFGCDYILIGHSERRTLYGETDADVAKKMKVVVAAGLTPVICVGETLEERESGKTEDVIKAQLTSVIDEIGIEAFKNAVIAYEPVWAIGTGKTATPEEADQVHEFIHCTLKAYDDKISDLVRVVYGGSVNASNVDSLFAKENIDGALVGGASLEAEGFTKIALA
- the secG gene encoding preprotein translocase subunit SecG codes for the protein MFDNLIYVLHIVVCLIIIGLVLVQQGKGASIGASFGQGASGTVFGAAGKANFLARLTKWMVVLFFITSLVMMFNSGKITASKSVIDSLPTQEVPVIGGAPTTN
- a CDS encoding histidine phosphatase family protein, which encodes MKELILIRHGEAEHLANKLTGGWSDHPLTALGMQQALKTAKTIFSYLSERAHISLYSSDLIRAQTTAQQIQSHLKINYIHYHLGLRELNNGIAKNISIGDAKKLLNPITGPTLDWTPYQNGESWRMLSQRINQTMEEIHSQTHDDTVIIISHANAIICMIHWWLNITEDHHLTNIMYSIDPCSITHLIQDKHGCLTIKKLNDTSHLK
- a CDS encoding type II secretion system F family protein, coding for MVKNAVREVNPSLWENRLLLLLGNNKVGLGVGIRLKREERLFFTEQISLLLAAGVPITKALDLLLHSAKKRSLSLFLQKLKEAVISGAPISSVLTLYPRSFSQLYIALIEVGEAAGRLPEIFDYLASIERRRLVTLKAIRKALIYPLMVIVVAMAVLVFILVAVVPTFEGLYQSSGVELPEITQKIINLSHFLLSHGSWVLFYTILLLWIIRKVLQREGLLRKKLDYLIIKSPLVGRLLLANFNAGFSQIISVMIDSGIPLIKSLQLYEGGVSNLYLRKQLRLLRSSLEQGQSFYIAAQDRPIFTDVTLTLISVGEVSGTLIKVLERSGEYHADQVEERVDAFVALIDPLSLLFIGLIVGVILIALYLPMFNMGMVI
- a CDS encoding prepilin peptidase; the encoded protein is MILLTLTELYFVLLFPLAVIGLLLFLWFLRIYRPLKGAKFSLKIKDFAVDFLNLLSGDERHFVKSVALLILISLFWVVILRSQEVSLKWVDLYFLALLLSLMIFDAKYYLLPDPLVFSLLWAGILLSLLGLSSLTLSAAIWGVIYAYGVMLLVYLLGLWRYKREVLGRGDLKFSAAIGAWVGGNNIAEFLFLGAILGLCYGFLEGFKFSLKTEKGIPFGPSLGFSGIILYFITRLTASF
- the coaE gene encoding dephospho-CoA kinase (Dephospho-CoA kinase (CoaE) performs the final step in coenzyme A biosynthesis.), whose product is MGDIKGSKARLVLLTGGIASGKTFVSDYLQKKGAIIIDTDVISRAMTNRDNDAGLEALAEIRAHFGEAVFTDQGELDRGRMRELIFNDSQAKKALETILHGRIQAEVQRQIESLEPYQYGVIVVPVIYNTSPYLAICDEVLVVEVPYDLQLQRLIARDNISKEMAEKIISSQISRLDRRQLGSYIIVSQNKEFVERQLDKLHESYSKPQ